In Candidatus Schekmanbacteria bacterium, the following proteins share a genomic window:
- the dxs gene encoding 1-deoxy-D-xylulose-5-phosphate synthase codes for MANILDKINTPADIRKLSAKELNQLADEIREFIIDVISQRGGHLASSLGAVELTIALHTVFNTPSDKIIWDVGHQTYPHKILTGRKEKFKTIRTYGGLSGFPHPEESEYDPYIAGHASTAISIALGIHQAIEKKGTGQKVVAVVGDGSLTGGLSFEALNHAGQLKKNFTVILNDNKMSISPNVGALSAYLSKITTGTKYMKFRKEVELFLKAIPRIGSQVAKKVKQIEEALKSLIVPGILFEELGFKYVGPIDGHNIQHLIETLKNVKDIPAPVLVHVITQKGKGYPHAEDDPSTFHGASPFDIESGIFNGKKPRKSYTQIFADTLLKIAEKDKKVVAITAAMAEGTGLCRFREKFPDRFYDVGIAEQHAVTFAAGLASQGMKPVVAIYSTFLQRAYDQIIHDVCILKMPVIFAIDRAGIVGADGATHQGSFDLSYLRIIPNMTIMAPKDENELQHMLYSAFTINGPVAIRYPRGMCEGVEMDEEFKHIPYGKAEILTQGRNALIIACGNMVHRALCASEALKKEGIKTTVLNARFVKPIDKDTILSLAEKMHNIVIVEENVKSAGLGSAVEELLFEAGIEKVNLKLIGIEDEFVEHGSQKELRERYGLTEEGIRKAVKELLSHNTFYHKFVKRKKA; via the coding sequence ATGGCTAATATTTTAGACAAAATAAACACGCCTGCAGATATAAGAAAACTATCTGCCAAAGAGCTTAATCAGCTTGCTGATGAAATAAGAGAATTTATTATAGATGTAATTTCTCAGCGGGGAGGACATCTTGCGTCAAGTCTTGGGGCAGTTGAATTGACGATAGCGCTTCACACGGTTTTCAATACACCTTCGGATAAAATCATATGGGATGTTGGACATCAAACTTATCCTCACAAGATTTTAACAGGAAGAAAGGAAAAATTTAAAACCATCAGAACCTATGGGGGATTAAGCGGCTTTCCCCATCCCGAAGAAAGCGAATACGACCCATATATTGCAGGCCATGCAAGCACAGCTATTTCCATCGCTTTGGGCATCCATCAGGCAATAGAAAAAAAAGGCACAGGACAAAAGGTAGTGGCAGTCGTAGGCGATGGTTCACTAACCGGAGGCCTTTCATTTGAAGCCCTTAATCATGCTGGGCAACTGAAAAAGAATTTCACTGTCATACTGAATGACAACAAAATGTCTATTTCGCCTAATGTTGGTGCTCTGTCAGCTTATCTTTCAAAAATAACGACTGGCACAAAATATATGAAATTTAGAAAAGAGGTAGAGCTCTTCTTGAAAGCCATTCCTCGAATCGGTTCACAGGTTGCAAAAAAAGTTAAACAGATCGAGGAAGCCCTGAAAAGTCTTATTGTGCCGGGAATTCTTTTTGAAGAATTAGGTTTCAAATATGTAGGACCAATCGACGGCCATAACATACAACACCTCATAGAGACCCTCAAAAATGTCAAAGATATTCCAGCGCCGGTGTTGGTTCATGTAATTACCCAAAAAGGCAAAGGTTATCCTCATGCGGAAGACGATCCTTCCACTTTTCATGGCGCATCTCCCTTTGACATTGAAAGCGGTATATTCAACGGGAAAAAACCGAGAAAATCCTACACTCAGATATTCGCTGACACACTTCTCAAAATAGCAGAAAAGGATAAAAAAGTTGTTGCCATAACAGCGGCTATGGCAGAAGGGACAGGGCTTTGCCGTTTCAGGGAAAAGTTTCCAGACCGATTCTACGATGTTGGAATTGCTGAACAGCATGCAGTAACATTCGCTGCAGGTTTGGCTTCACAGGGAATGAAACCTGTTGTTGCCATCTATTCAACCTTTCTACAGCGTGCCTATGACCAAATAATTCATGATGTATGCATACTAAAAATGCCTGTCATCTTCGCTATCGACAGAGCAGGAATCGTTGGTGCTGACGGAGCGACTCATCAGGGCAGTTTTGACCTCTCATATCTCAGGATAATTCCTAATATGACGATTATGGCGCCAAAAGATGAAAACGAATTACAGCATATGCTATATAGTGCCTTTACAATAAACGGTCCAGTTGCCATTAGATATCCGAGAGGGATGTGTGAAGGGGTCGAAATGGATGAAGAATTCAAACACATTCCTTACGGAAAAGCAGAAATTCTTACACAGGGAAGAAATGCACTGATAATCGCTTGCGGCAATATGGTGCATAGAGCTCTTTGTGCAAGTGAAGCCTTGAAAAAAGAAGGGATAAAAACAACTGTCCTCAATGCGCGCTTTGTAAAACCCATTGATAAAGATACTATTCTGTCTCTTGCAGAAAAAATGCACAACATCGTGATTGTTGAGGAAAATGTCAAATCAGCAGGGCTTGGAAGCGCTGTTGAAGAGTTGTTGTTTGAAGCAGGAATCGAAAAAGTAAATCTTAAATTGATTGGCATCGAAGATGAATTCGTCGAACATGGCAGCCAAAAAGAGCTTCGAGAAAGATATGGCCTAACAGAAGAAGGAATAAGAAAAGCTGTAAAAGAATTGCTCAGTCATAACACTTTCTATCATAAATTTGTAAAGAGAAAAAAAGCTTAA
- a CDS encoding polyprenyl synthetase family protein — protein sequence MEIEKYIKARKKLINEELDRLLPNPTTYPQSIKKSMRYSTFAGGKRLRPILCLATCESLGGSFRKALPFACAIEMIHTYSLIHDDLPALDNDDFRRGMPTNHKKFGESTAILTGDALLTYAFQIMTAPETIKRVGAEKAVKISKDIADKAGIFGMIGGQVADIESEKKNISKQRLRFIHLNKTAALITASIRTGAIVADCSKKELEKLTNFGEKIGLAFQIKDDILNVEGSKDLTGKSVGSDAEKGKATYPALYGLEKSKKIAKKLIEESDSIIESMNLKFSYLKDIAQMVLSRNN from the coding sequence ATGGAAATTGAAAAATACATAAAAGCACGAAAGAAACTCATCAACGAAGAGTTGGACAGACTTCTTCCCAATCCGACTACTTATCCGCAGTCTATCAAAAAGTCTATGAGATACAGCACATTTGCCGGGGGAAAAAGATTAAGGCCTATTCTCTGTCTTGCAACCTGTGAATCGTTAGGAGGAAGTTTTAGAAAAGCTCTTCCCTTTGCCTGTGCAATAGAAATGATTCATACATACTCTCTAATCCACGATGACCTGCCGGCATTAGACAATGATGATTTTCGCAGAGGTATGCCTACAAATCACAAAAAATTTGGTGAATCAACAGCGATTCTGACAGGAGATGCCCTCTTGACATATGCATTTCAAATAATGACAGCGCCTGAAACAATAAAGAGAGTAGGTGCTGAAAAGGCAGTAAAAATTTCAAAGGATATAGCAGATAAAGCTGGAATATTCGGTATGATTGGAGGACAGGTTGCAGATATTGAATCTGAAAAGAAGAATATCAGCAAACAAAGGCTTCGATTCATTCACCTCAACAAGACAGCAGCTCTTATTACCGCATCAATAAGGACAGGGGCAATCGTTGCCGATTGTTCAAAAAAAGAGCTTGAAAAATTGACAAATTTCGGCGAAAAGATAGGTTTAGCCTTTCAAATTAAAGATGACATTCTTAATGTGGAAGGTTCAAAGGATTTGACGGGCAAAAGCGTTGGAAGCGATGCAGAAAAAGGGAAAGCAACATATCCTGCTTTGTATGGCCTTGAAAAATCAAAAAAGATTGCAAAAAAGTTAATCGAGGAATCTGATTCTATTATTGAATCTATGAATTTGAAATTCTCATATTTAAAAGATATTGCGCAAATGGTTCTATCGCGCAACAATTAG
- a CDS encoding DUF362 domain-containing protein translates to MAKSKVAVLKTTPERVIEDYGKLLEMADFENFLDKDKPVILKENISWHFLFPGANTTPWQLEGSIKKLKEKGYNDLIAVSNETVVTNAFKGEKLNKFTPVFEKYNIPVKYNFLPQDMKWIRYEPKSKMHVLHKIYPKGIYLPDFFFDKNILHLPTVKTHIYTTTTGSMKNAFGGLLNTRRHYTHSEIHKTLVDLLKIQKEIHSGIFAVMDGTTCGNGPGPRTMYPVEKDLILASGDCVAIDAVASKMMGFDPMSLEYIRVAHEEGLGTGRIEEIEIVGEDISGLNFGFFVGDNMASRVGDALWFSPLKVFQKLFFHTPLVYLFVFGSFFYHDYLWYPTFGKSRVNKWLNESKWGKLFQQY, encoded by the coding sequence ATGGCTAAATCCAAAGTCGCTGTTTTAAAGACAACACCTGAAAGAGTAATCGAAGATTATGGCAAACTTCTTGAAATGGCAGATTTCGAAAACTTCCTCGACAAAGATAAGCCTGTAATCTTGAAAGAAAACATATCATGGCATTTTCTTTTTCCTGGCGCAAATACAACGCCTTGGCAGCTCGAAGGGTCAATAAAAAAATTAAAGGAGAAGGGCTATAATGATTTAATAGCTGTCTCTAATGAAACAGTGGTAACCAACGCCTTCAAAGGTGAAAAACTTAATAAATTTACACCTGTATTTGAAAAATACAATATTCCTGTTAAGTACAACTTTCTCCCGCAGGATATGAAATGGATAAGATACGAACCTAAATCAAAAATGCATGTTCTTCATAAAATTTATCCTAAAGGAATTTACCTTCCTGATTTTTTCTTCGATAAAAATATTCTCCACCTTCCAACAGTAAAAACACATATCTATACAACAACAACAGGTTCAATGAAGAATGCTTTCGGTGGATTATTAAATACACGCAGGCATTACACTCATAGTGAAATCCACAAGACTCTTGTTGATTTATTGAAAATTCAGAAGGAAATCCACTCAGGAATCTTTGCGGTAATGGATGGGACAACCTGTGGCAATGGTCCCGGCCCTCGTACAATGTATCCTGTTGAAAAGGATTTGATTCTTGCAAGCGGAGACTGTGTGGCAATCGATGCTGTTGCAAGCAAAATGATGGGATTTGATCCAATGAGTCTCGAATATATCAGAGTCGCTCATGAAGAGGGCTTGGGAACCGGAAGAATCGAAGAAATTGAAATTGTGGGAGAAGATATTTCAGGGCTCAACTTTGGTTTCTTCGTAGGCGACAATATGGCAAGCCGAGTAGGAGATGCGCTTTGGTTCAGCCCGCTGAAAGTATTTCAAAAGCTCTTTTTTCATACTCCTCTCGTATATCTCTTCGTATTTGGTTCATTCTTTTACCATGATTATCTTTGGTATCCAACCTTTGGAAAAAGTAGAGTCAATAAATGGCTCAATGAATCAAAGTGGGGCAAACTTTTTCAGCAGTATTAG